Proteins encoded by one window of Deltaproteobacteria bacterium:
- a CDS encoding methylamine utilization protein MauG, which produces MRLHRIVAFGFVVVGLAGCSGGGSGGSSGDDSPALSTRALLGERLFADTNLSRNRTQSCATCHDPEHAFVDPRDNGVGGAVSLGDDGVSLGDRNTPTAAYARHSPAFAIAADGLPRGGQFLDGRAATLADQAAGPPLNPIEMGMPDKASVVARIQESSEYVEAFESLYGDRIFDDADAAYAAMAESIAAFEEERDDLFAPFDSKYDRHLRGEYELTSQESLGKVLFFSEQFTNCNICHQLQTLPFRPKETFSNYEYENIGVPVNASVRAVNGTPDGFVDKGLFGNPAITDPAQNGKFKVPTLRNVAVTGPYMHNGVFADLRTVVLFYDKFNNPERVTNPETGEPWGDPEVAETVALEDLEHGPGLTDDEVDALVAFMRLLTDRRYEHLIPE; this is translated from the coding sequence ATGCGATTACACCGTATCGTGGCGTTCGGGTTCGTCGTCGTTGGCTTGGCTGGGTGTTCGGGCGGAGGCTCCGGTGGAAGCTCCGGGGACGACTCGCCGGCATTGAGTACGCGCGCCCTGCTCGGCGAGCGGCTGTTCGCGGACACCAACCTTTCCAGGAACCGAACGCAATCCTGCGCGACGTGTCACGATCCGGAGCACGCCTTCGTCGACCCCAGGGACAACGGCGTGGGGGGCGCGGTTTCCCTCGGAGACGACGGCGTCTCGCTCGGCGATCGCAACACGCCGACGGCGGCCTATGCTCGGCACAGCCCGGCCTTCGCGATCGCGGCCGACGGCCTCCCGCGGGGCGGCCAGTTCCTCGACGGCCGGGCCGCGACGCTGGCGGACCAGGCGGCCGGCCCGCCGTTGAACCCCATCGAGATGGGCATGCCCGACAAGGCCTCCGTGGTGGCGCGCATCCAGGAGAGCAGCGAATACGTGGAGGCCTTCGAGTCCCTCTACGGCGATCGCATCTTCGACGACGCCGATGCCGCCTACGCCGCCATGGCCGAGAGCATCGCGGCGTTCGAGGAGGAGCGCGACGATCTGTTCGCCCCGTTCGACTCGAAGTACGACCGCCACCTGCGGGGCGAGTACGAGCTGACGAGCCAGGAATCCCTCGGCAAGGTCCTGTTCTTCTCCGAGCAGTTCACCAACTGCAACATCTGCCACCAGTTGCAGACGTTGCCCTTCCGGCCGAAGGAGACCTTCAGCAACTACGAGTACGAGAACATCGGCGTGCCCGTGAATGCGTCGGTCCGAGCGGTCAACGGAACCCCCGACGGCTTCGTCGACAAGGGCCTCTTCGGAAATCCGGCGATCACCGACCCCGCCCAGAACGGCAAATTCAAGGTGCCGACCCTCCGCAACGTCGCCGTGACCGGCCCCTACATGCACAACGGGGTGTTCGCCGATCTGCGAACGGTCGTCCTGTTCTACGACAAGTTCAACAACCCCGAGCGCGTTACGAATCCGGAGACCGGCGAGCCGTGGGGCGATCCGGAGGTCGCCGAGACGGTCGCCTTGGAAGATCTCGAGCATGGTCCGGGATTGACCGACGACGAGGTCGACGCCCTGGTTGCGTTCATGCGGCTTCTCACCGATCGCCGGTACGAGCACTTGATTCCCGAGTAG
- a CDS encoding YebC/PmpR family DNA-binding transcriptional regulator has protein sequence MSGHSKWSTIKHKKAAKDAKRGKIFTKLIKEITVAARMGGGDVNANPRLRTAVTTARAQSMPTDNIERAIKKGTGELEGVTYEEVQYEGYGPAGVAIMLQILTDNRNRTVAEIRNLFGKNGGNLGENGCVGWMFSKKGVITVDKSASAEDKLFEVALEAGADDIEDVGEAFEVTTPPEALEDVKNALDQAGIATTSAEVTMVAQNTITVRGSDAEQTIKLLEALEDHDDVQKVSANADIPQDEVERLSA, from the coding sequence ATGTCCGGCCACTCCAAATGGAGCACGATCAAGCACAAGAAGGCGGCCAAGGATGCCAAGCGCGGCAAGATCTTCACCAAGCTGATCAAGGAGATCACGGTCGCGGCGCGCATGGGTGGCGGCGACGTCAACGCGAATCCGCGGCTGCGAACGGCGGTCACGACCGCGCGAGCGCAGAGCATGCCGACCGACAACATCGAGCGCGCCATCAAGAAGGGCACGGGCGAGCTCGAGGGCGTGACGTACGAAGAGGTGCAGTACGAGGGCTACGGCCCGGCGGGCGTCGCCATCATGCTGCAGATCCTCACCGACAACCGGAACCGTACCGTCGCGGAGATCCGCAACCTCTTCGGCAAGAACGGCGGCAATCTCGGTGAGAACGGTTGCGTCGGCTGGATGTTTTCCAAGAAGGGCGTCATTACCGTCGACAAGAGCGCGAGCGCCGAGGACAAGCTCTTCGAGGTGGCGCTCGAGGCCGGGGCGGACGACATCGAGGACGTCGGCGAGGCGTTCGAGGTCACGACGCCGCCGGAGGCCCTCGAGGACGTGAAGAACGCCCTGGACCAGGCCGGCATCGCGACCACGTCCGCGGAGGTGACGATGGTCGCCCAGAACACGATCACCGTCCGCGGCTCGGATGCCGAGCAGACGATCAAGCTGCTCGAGGCGTTGGAAGACCACGACGACGTGCAGAAGGTGTCGGCGAACGCGGACATCCCGCAGGACGAGGTCGAGCGCCTGAGCGCGTAG
- the ruvB gene encoding Holliday junction branch migration DNA helicase RuvB, producing the protein MNERVVDPVTLDEEAGLDVSLRPTGFAEYVGQAAVKNNLGVAIEAARARGDVLDHVLLAGPPGLGKTSLAYIIAKEMGVQVRCTSGPVLERPGDVAAILTNLERGDVLFIDEIHRLNRVVEEVLYPAMEDFQLDIIVGQGPSARTLKLELKPFTLVGATTRTGLLTSPLRDRFGAHFRLEFYDEDDLGRILRRSAAILKVPLDGGGAGEIARRSRGTPRIANRLLKRVRDYAEVRAGGEITGEVAADALTLLEVDGRGFDKMDRAILLAIIDKFSGGPVGLDTLAAAVGEERDTIEDVYEPYLIKEGFLARTPKGRVVTARAFGHFGRTEPERAAQARLF; encoded by the coding sequence ATGAACGAACGCGTCGTCGATCCCGTGACGTTGGACGAAGAGGCCGGGCTCGACGTGTCGCTCCGTCCGACGGGGTTCGCGGAGTACGTCGGGCAAGCGGCGGTGAAGAACAACCTCGGCGTCGCGATCGAGGCGGCGCGGGCGCGCGGCGACGTGCTCGACCACGTCCTCCTCGCCGGCCCGCCCGGGCTTGGCAAGACATCGCTCGCATACATCATCGCGAAGGAGATGGGGGTGCAGGTCCGCTGCACGTCCGGACCGGTGCTCGAACGCCCCGGCGATGTGGCGGCGATCCTCACGAACCTCGAGCGCGGCGACGTCCTCTTCATCGACGAGATCCACCGCTTGAACCGCGTCGTCGAGGAGGTGCTGTACCCGGCGATGGAGGACTTCCAGCTCGACATCATCGTCGGCCAGGGACCGTCGGCGCGGACGCTGAAGCTCGAGCTCAAGCCCTTCACGCTGGTCGGGGCGACGACGCGGACGGGCCTCCTGACGTCGCCCTTGCGCGACCGCTTCGGGGCGCACTTCCGGCTCGAGTTCTACGACGAGGACGACCTCGGCCGGATCCTGCGGCGCTCGGCCGCGATCCTGAAGGTGCCCCTCGACGGCGGCGGCGCGGGCGAGATCGCTCGCCGGTCGCGCGGCACGCCGCGCATCGCGAATCGGCTCCTGAAGCGGGTTCGCGACTACGCGGAGGTGCGCGCGGGTGGGGAGATCACCGGGGAGGTCGCGGCCGACGCGCTCACGCTCCTCGAGGTGGATGGGCGGGGCTTCGACAAGATGGACCGCGCGATCCTGCTCGCGATCATCGACAAGTTCAGCGGCGGACCCGTTGGCCTCGATACGCTCGCGGCGGCGGTCGGCGAGGAACGCGACACGATCGAGGACGTCTACGAGCCCTACCTCATCAAAGAGGGGTTCCTCGCCAGGACGCCCAAGGGTCGGGTCGTAACCGCGCGAGCTTTCGGTCATTTTGGTCGGACGGAGCCGGAGAGGGCGGCGCAGGCGCGGCTCTTCTGA
- a CDS encoding DUF2905 domain-containing protein encodes MGGLGRTLILFGLVLVVAGLVVSFSPRIPWLGKLPGDFTLRSGGLTVYVPLATCLLLSLLLSLLSYLFRR; translated from the coding sequence ATGGGAGGTTTGGGACGCACACTCATCCTGTTCGGGCTCGTGCTCGTCGTCGCGGGGCTCGTCGTGTCGTTCTCGCCCCGGATTCCCTGGCTCGGGAAGCTCCCCGGCGACTTCACCCTCCGTTCGGGTGGGCTCACGGTCTACGTGCCGCTCGCGACGTGTCTCCTCCTGAGCCTCCTGCTGTCGCTGCTTTCGTACCTTTTCCGGCGCTGA
- the ruvC gene encoding crossover junction endodeoxyribonuclease RuvC gives MLGVDPGTAVTGWGVIERRAGRVAHLAHGSVAPSPRVTPAAKLAAIHGALTDLCRAWRPDVVVLERNFVGRNVQSAFRLGEVRGVAMLVAAAAGIDVAQYPPATVKLAVTGSGRAEKDQVQRAIARELGVADRLGPDAADALAIALCHVHSAHLATALARVGVR, from the coding sequence GTGCTCGGCGTCGATCCCGGCACGGCCGTCACCGGATGGGGCGTGATCGAGCGGCGTGCGGGGCGCGTCGCGCACCTCGCGCACGGCTCCGTCGCGCCGTCGCCGCGCGTGACGCCGGCAGCGAAGCTCGCCGCGATCCATGGCGCGCTCACCGACCTCTGCCGGGCGTGGCGGCCCGACGTCGTCGTCCTCGAGCGCAACTTCGTCGGGCGGAACGTGCAAAGCGCCTTTCGCCTCGGCGAGGTGCGCGGGGTCGCGATGCTGGTAGCGGCGGCGGCCGGGATCGACGTTGCGCAGTATCCGCCCGCGACGGTGAAGCTCGCCGTCACCGGAAGCGGTCGCGCCGAGAAGGACCAGGTGCAGCGCGCGATCGCGCGCGAGCTCGGCGTCGCCGACCGGCTCGGACCCGATGCGGCGGACGCGCTCGCGATCGCGCTCTGCCATGTGCACTCGGCGCATCTCGCGACGGCGCTCGCCAGGGTGGGCGTACGGTGA
- a CDS encoding alpha/beta hydrolase, whose translation MDRTTFESTRRTVDTPSGRISYVEHGTGPVALFVHGVLMNGWLWRHQLAGLSDLRRCIAVDLLAHGATAIDPSRDVSSTANAAMLVEFLDALGIDQADVVGNDSGGGMALIMAANHGQRLRSLTLTDCDVHDNWPPEAFKGFLAMSAAGGLRSALESMLGNKPFYRSAEALGPAYERPEAVSDETIEIYLRPFLTSGERVRDLERFLAAFDCAQTVAIESRLKTLHVPTLVVWGTDDVYFPVRWSEWLARTIPGTRRRVELPGARLFFPEERAARCNEELRAHWNAAG comes from the coding sequence ATGGATCGGACGACTTTCGAGAGCACACGCCGCACCGTCGACACACCGTCGGGACGCATCAGCTACGTCGAGCACGGCACGGGGCCGGTCGCCCTCTTCGTGCACGGCGTGCTGATGAACGGATGGCTCTGGCGCCATCAACTCGCGGGGCTTTCCGACCTGCGACGCTGCATCGCCGTCGATCTGCTGGCGCACGGAGCGACCGCGATCGATCCGTCGCGGGACGTGTCGTCGACCGCCAACGCGGCGATGCTCGTCGAGTTCCTCGATGCGCTCGGGATCGACCAGGCCGACGTCGTCGGCAACGACAGCGGAGGCGGCATGGCGCTCATCATGGCCGCCAACCACGGGCAGCGCCTCCGCAGCCTGACGCTCACGGACTGCGACGTGCACGACAACTGGCCGCCGGAAGCCTTCAAGGGCTTCCTCGCGATGTCCGCTGCGGGCGGACTGCGGAGCGCCCTCGAGAGCATGCTCGGGAACAAGCCGTTCTACCGGTCGGCCGAGGCCCTCGGACCCGCGTACGAGCGCCCCGAGGCCGTCAGCGACGAGACGATCGAGATCTATCTCCGGCCGTTCCTGACCTCAGGTGAGCGCGTGCGCGATCTCGAGCGGTTTCTGGCCGCGTTCGATTGCGCGCAGACGGTCGCGATCGAGTCGCGGCTGAAGACACTGCACGTGCCGACGCTCGTCGTGTGGGGAACGGATGACGTGTACTTCCCGGTGCGCTGGTCGGAGTGGCTGGCGCGCACGATCCCGGGCACGCGGCGGCGCGTCGAGCTTCCGGGGGCACGCCTCTTCTTCCCGGAAGAGCGCGCCGCTCGTTGCAACGAGGAGCTCCGCGCGCACTGGAACGCCGCAGGCTGA
- a CDS encoding helix-turn-helix transcriptional regulator, whose amino-acid sequence MTSPIQVADRHCGARRGDRPYEERHERTCINVVRSGSFTYRLGSTATTLGPGSIMLGNAGASYVCSHEHVGGDYCLAVSYDAEVIAEVGEVFGVRKLSAPFGIPALPPLPYGGVFAHAMAAALRGGVAWSADELALGLAVWVLREQTDARRAPRAIRPTARDTGRVVAAMLYLDEHSADALTLAAVARIAGTSPFHFLRTFRTTVGVTPHQYLVRRRLVHAAAMLLDTDAPITAIAYDVGFGDLAHFIRSFGRAFGRAPRAFRRAGGSPYPSARNAKCRFAFSATD is encoded by the coding sequence ATGACCTCGCCGATTCAGGTGGCCGATCGTCATTGCGGCGCCCGCCGCGGCGATCGCCCGTACGAAGAACGTCACGAGCGCACCTGCATCAATGTCGTCCGGAGCGGCAGCTTCACCTATCGTCTCGGCTCGACCGCGACGACCCTCGGACCCGGATCGATCATGCTCGGGAATGCGGGCGCGTCGTACGTCTGCTCGCACGAGCACGTCGGGGGCGATTACTGCCTCGCGGTTTCGTACGACGCCGAGGTGATCGCGGAGGTCGGCGAGGTCTTCGGCGTTCGCAAGCTCTCCGCGCCGTTCGGCATCCCGGCCCTGCCCCCGCTGCCCTACGGGGGCGTCTTCGCACATGCGATGGCGGCCGCGCTTCGCGGGGGCGTTGCGTGGTCGGCGGACGAGCTCGCCCTGGGACTCGCGGTCTGGGTGCTCCGGGAGCAAACGGACGCCCGCCGAGCGCCGCGCGCGATTCGCCCGACCGCGCGCGACACGGGACGCGTCGTCGCCGCCATGCTCTATCTCGACGAGCATTCCGCCGATGCCTTGACGCTCGCCGCCGTGGCGCGCATCGCCGGCACGAGCCCGTTCCACTTCCTGCGGACCTTCCGCACGACGGTCGGCGTCACGCCGCACCAGTACCTGGTCCGCCGCCGCCTCGTGCACGCGGCGGCGATGCTGCTCGACACCGACGCACCGATCACCGCGATCGCGTACGACGTCGGGTTCGGCGATCTCGCGCACTTCATTCGCTCGTTCGGGCGCGCGTTCGGGCGCGCGCCGCGGGCCTTTCGACGCGCGGGCGGCTCGCCGTATCCGAGCGCAAGAAACGCAAAGTGTCGATTCGCCTTCTCCGCTACAGACTGA
- the ruvA gene encoding Holliday junction branch migration protein RuvA, with protein sequence MIARLRGRLLEKAPEQIVVDAGGVGYQLFVSLNAFYRLPNPGAEVDVYVHTHVREDALQLYGFLEAAERALFLLLLQVATIGPKAALAVLSGMDTPDLENAIAEGNVRRLVAVPGIGRKKADLMVLQLREKVKVLQRSRAASAGAPATRVGGDAAEAVSALVNLGYKQHEAERAVARAEEAGTRALADLIREALRRLAT encoded by the coding sequence GTGATCGCCCGCCTCCGCGGCCGGCTGCTCGAGAAGGCGCCCGAGCAGATCGTCGTCGATGCCGGCGGCGTCGGCTACCAGCTGTTCGTGTCGTTGAACGCGTTCTACCGGCTGCCGAATCCGGGCGCCGAGGTCGACGTCTACGTCCATACGCACGTGCGCGAGGACGCGCTCCAGCTCTACGGGTTCCTCGAGGCGGCCGAGCGCGCGCTCTTCCTCCTGCTCTTGCAGGTCGCGACGATCGGGCCGAAGGCCGCGCTCGCGGTGCTGTCGGGCATGGACACGCCGGACCTCGAGAACGCCATCGCCGAGGGCAACGTGCGCCGGCTCGTCGCGGTGCCCGGCATCGGCAGGAAGAAGGCGGACCTCATGGTCCTCCAGCTCCGCGAGAAGGTGAAGGTCCTGCAGCGGAGCCGCGCGGCGTCGGCCGGCGCGCCGGCGACGCGGGTCGGCGGCGACGCCGCCGAGGCGGTGTCCGCGCTCGTGAACCTGGGGTACAAGCAGCACGAGGCGGAGCGTGCGGTCGCCCGGGCCGAGGAGGCCGGTACCCGCGCGCTTGCCGACCTCATCCGGGAAGCCCTGCGGAGGTTGGCCACATGA
- a CDS encoding response regulator transcription factor — protein MTARSDAVATFGHDILGGAPVRIRVLLVHRNDRVRRELRRILEDEPAIHVIGEARDVDAARAPASDPPHVVVTDAAAPAARGSAIGRAATAPGDPGVVLVARRVHPESLRDALRSGALGYVIEDSIASDLVSGVRAAAARRRYLSARAEQLLVDGCLAQAARPSAADPVARLTGREREILQLIGEGRRPQEIARLLGIARTTVGTHRRSLMTKLGLHNVAQIVRFAMRSRMVS, from the coding sequence ATGACCGCTCGATCGGACGCCGTCGCCACCTTCGGCCACGACATCCTCGGAGGAGCGCCCGTGAGGATCCGCGTGCTGCTGGTCCACCGCAACGACCGCGTGCGCCGCGAGCTGCGCCGCATCCTGGAGGACGAGCCTGCGATCCACGTCATCGGCGAGGCGCGGGACGTGGACGCGGCACGCGCCCCAGCGTCCGATCCACCACACGTAGTCGTCACCGACGCCGCCGCCCCCGCCGCACGGGGCTCCGCCATCGGACGAGCCGCCACGGCGCCGGGCGACCCCGGCGTCGTCCTGGTGGCCCGCCGCGTCCACCCGGAATCGTTGCGCGACGCCCTGCGATCGGGAGCGCTGGGCTACGTCATCGAGGACTCGATCGCCTCCGACCTCGTCTCCGGCGTCCGAGCGGCCGCCGCGAGGCGCCGCTATCTGAGCGCTCGCGCCGAGCAGCTGCTGGTGGACGGCTGCCTCGCCCAGGCCGCCCGCCCGTCCGCCGCCGACCCCGTCGCGCGGCTCACCGGCCGCGAGCGCGAGATCCTCCAGCTCATCGGCGAAGGCCGCCGGCCGCAGGAGATCGCACGGCTCCTCGGGATCGCGCGCACGACGGTCGGCACGCATCGCCGGTCGCTGATGACCAAGCTCGGCTTGCACAACGTCGCGCAGATCGTGCGCTTCGCGATGCGCTCGCGGATGGTGTCCTGA
- a CDS encoding PH domain-containing protein gives MDRHHLGGVPLASLFAAWQMIHAPIPGRGLLAVPILLLGVCLPLSLLFFTTYRINDAALRIRSGFFTWDIPIHTISKVERTNDPVSSPALSLDRIRIEYGAAQSVVISPLRKDDLLRDLQRLGVPGSS, from the coding sequence ATGGATCGGCATCATCTTGGGGGCGTTCCCCTCGCGTCACTATTCGCCGCCTGGCAGATGATCCATGCGCCTATCCCGGGTCGTGGGCTTCTCGCGGTTCCAATCCTGCTGCTCGGCGTATGTCTTCCGCTCTCCCTCCTCTTTTTCACGACCTACAGGATCAATGACGCAGCACTGAGGATTCGAAGCGGCTTCTTCACCTGGGATATTCCCATTCACACGATCTCGAAGGTCGAGCGAACCAACGATCCGGTATCCAGCCCGGCCTTGTCGCTCGATCGTATCCGCATCGAGTATGGAGCTGCGCAGTCCGTGGTCATATCCCCCCTGAGAAAAGACGACCTTCTTCGCGATCTTCAGCGCCTCGGGGTGCCCGGGTCATCCTGA